A window of the Kazachstania africana CBS 2517 chromosome 10, complete genome genome harbors these coding sequences:
- the FPR1 gene encoding peptidylprolyl isomerase FPR1 (similar to Saccharomyces cerevisiae FPR1 (YNL135C); ancestral locus Anc_2.131), with amino-acid sequence MSEVIEGNVKIDRLSPGDGANFPKVGDLVTIHYTGTLENGQKFDSSLDRGSPFQCTIGVGHVIKGWDAAIPKLSVGEKARITIPGAYAYGERGFPGLIPPMATLIFDVELLKIN; translated from the coding sequence ATGTCTGAAGTCATTGAAGGCAACGTTAAGATTGACAGATTATCTCCAGGTGATGGTGCCAACTTCCCAAAGGTTGGTGATTTAGTTACCATTCACTACACCGGTACTTTAGAAAACGGTCAAAAATTCGACTCTTCCTTAGACAGAGGCTCTCCATTCCAATGTACCATTGGTGTAGGTCATGTAATCAAGGGTTGGGATGCCGCCATTCCAAAATTATCCGTTGGTGAAAAGGCTAGAATCACCATTCCAGGTGCTTACGCCTACGGTGAACGTGGTTTCCCAGGTTTAATCCCACCAATGGCCACTTTAATTTTCGACGTCGAATTATTAAAGATCAACTAA